The Granulicella sp. 5B5 nucleotide sequence CGAACTCCTCCCATAAGAACCGGCCACTGTGCACTTGCACTTGCCTTTCTTTCTTCCATTCCGAGCGCAGCGAGGAACCTGCTTCCCGCGCGAAGCGCGCGCTCTACCTCTACTCCCTATCCCCTGCCCTTCCCCTCTGCTACCCTTATCCACGCCGCACCGTCCACCCACACAGGAGCTCCTGACATGTCCCTCAAGCGCACCAGCCTCTTTATGGCACTGTCTCTGTGCAGTGCCATCGCCGTGCAATCCAGCGCACAAGGTCCCACACACAAATCGCTCTACAACGACGGAGTGGCCCACGTGCAGTCCGCACCCGCCATGCCCTCAGGCCCCGTCGACCCCGCCAAGTCCATGGACGCCGCCGTCTCCTCGCTCGAAAAGCTCTGGACCGGCGCCGCCTCTGCCATGCCCGCCGACAAGTACAGCTTCGCCCCCTCGGCGGCCATCTTCGTCCCCTCGCAGGCCGTCAAGTACGACGGCGTCCGCACCTACGCGCAGATCGTCACGCACACCATCCAGGCCAACTACCGTTACTTCTCCATCATCGGAGGCATCAAGCCTGACGTCGACGTCAAAGCCATCGGCGAGCTCAAATCCAAGGACGACATCCTCAAAGCCCTCGCCGACACCTTCGCCTTCGCCCACAAAGCCGTCGCCAACGTCACCACCGCCAACGCGTTTGACGCCGTCCCCGGCCGCCCCGGCTCCAACGCCACCCGCGTCACCGCCTTCGCCGGAGCCATCGCCCACGCCGAAGACGAGTACGGCCAGGCCGTCGAGTACCTCCGCATGAACGCCATCATCCCCCCAGCCAGCGCCCCCCGCGAGCCCTAGCCGCAACGCACCGCGCAACAAAAAGAGCCCCTCCGCCAGGAGGGGCTTTGCATTCACGCGACTCTCGTTCTTCGTCTTGCTTCTGTTGTTGTCGTTGCTTGTTTTACATTGCGTAACTTTCTTTAAAAACTTCGCGCACTCTGCGTGAAGGTCTTTGCTCTTCTAAATTGCCCGTCAGAAACCCAACAAGGAACCTGCTTCTCAACGCGAAGTACACAAGCACTACGCCAGCATCAACCCATCCGCCAGCAGTCCATGGTCATCGCCACTCTCCACCAGCGCGTAATACAGCAGTTCAGCCAGCGACATCCGTTCCATCCGCGCATCCTGCACCGTCGGCAACACTCGCTGTTCGAAAACTCTCTCCAGTCTCTCTCTCAAGTCCATCATCACTTCTCTCCTCAACGTGTTGACTCGTCTCTGTCATAGCGCGCTTACTGTGCGGCTGCTTCATTCGCCGGCCGCTCACCGCGCCCAAACCCGCAGCGCCCGCGCATCCCTTCACGAAACCGTGCACGCTCTTCTTCGCTCATCGAAGCCCAGCGCTCTTCCATATGCTTCTTCCAGTACCGCTTGCCGCCGCCGTAGTGCCCATGCCCATGCTTATGGAAGCCGCCGAACAGAATCTTCGCCAGCAACACCAGCCCAATCGCCTGCGCGAACGTGATCGCCCGCAGCCCAAAGATCGAAGGCATCAGCCAGTTCCACAGCTCCTTCGTCACGAAGCCGAACACAATCACACCCAGCACCACGAACAGCGCCACCTTCACAACCTTTGCCACAATACGCACAGCGATCACCTCACTTTCCCTTCAGCTATCGAACTCGTCCTTCATCTCCTGCAGCCGCTTCCGCAGATGCAGCACCGCATACCTCTTCTGCGAGAGCAGCGTATTCACACCCACGCCCGTCTCTTCGCTCAACTCCTTGAAGCTCTTGCCCATAAACTCATGCGCGATAAACACCTCACGCTGGTTCTCCGGCAGCTCCTCCAACGCCTCGTCGACAGCCTCGAACAGCAGCTCCCGCGCATACACCGCCTCCGGCCCCGCATCGGCTGAAGGCAGCAGGTCCTCCAGCGATGGTGCATCATGCTCCGTGCTCGACGCGCCCGCCGGCTCATTCAACGACACCGTCTTCTTCCGCCGAAACAGGTCGACGATCCGGTTCCGCGCCACCCGGTACAGCCACGCCGTCACCTGCTCCGCGGGCTTTAGCATCCGGTACGCCTGGATCAGCTCATAGAAGACGTCCTGCAGCACGTCCTCCGCATCCGCCGTATCCAGTACCCGCCTGCGGATAAACCTCCGCAGCTTCGGTTCGTCCCGCTCCATCGCCTCTGCAATGAACCGGTCCTGTTCTGCTCGCGTCAAATTCGCGCCAGCCAGTCCCTCGCCCATCAGCTCTTCGCCGCCCATCTCGTCCTCGCGCCGCGTCTCATCACCGTGTCTGCCTCTTTAACGCACGGCTGCGCGGAATATTGTAGCCAGTACGCAACAACCCTCTGTGCAGTTCGCAAAACATCTGTCTGACTGCCTCGCTATCGCCATCGTGGCCACCAGCATCACGCTCCCCGTAGCCAAGTTCGCCGACGGCGCATGGATCGCCGCCATCCTCACCCCCGCGCTCGTCGTAAAACACTCGTGGCAGGCCCTCTCCACAACCAGCGCGCCCGATCTTAAAACTCCTCATACTCCTAAGAGGCATCCAGCGCATCATGGTCATCAATATCCCCTGGCACCTCTAGCTTTATATTGCAAAAAAGGTATATAGTTTCTCCATGTCCTGGATCGTGGAGTTTCTTGATGAGGATGTGAAAGTTTTGTTTGACTCTCTGCCGCTGGACATGCGTGCTCATTTCCAACGAATCGTAGAACTCATTCAGTCGCATGGTCTCGAGCGCGTCCGCGAACCTTATGTAAAGCATCTCGAAGGAGCTCTATGGGAGATGCGCATGAAGGGAAGAAGCGGTATCGCTCGTGCCGTCTACGTGACCGCGATTGGCAAACGGATTGTCGTAGTACATGTCTTCACCAAGAAGACCCAGAAAACGCCCCGTCGCGAGATCGAAACAGCCCTCAAACGGGCAAAGGAGGTCGAATGAAGCGCAAGTTCATCCCTGTTGAAGACTCCTTCGCACAATGGAAGAAAGACCCTAAGTATGCGGCGGCCTACGATGCTTTGGAAGAAGAGTTCGCCTTCGCCTCGTCTCTTATCAAGGCTCGAACCGCAGCAGACATGACGCAGGCTCAGGTCGCCGAAGCCATGGGAACCACACAGGCCGTCGTGGCTCGCCTTGAAAGCGGAAGAGTCCGCCCATCGACTCGAACCTTGGAGCGATTTGCCAAAGCAACTCACTCCAGGCTCCGCATCATCTTCGAACCACAAGTTCGGCCCGCTCGCTCTCGAGCAAATACAAAATAATCGGCAAGCCCCAATATAACAACCACTTACAACGGCGCCCTCTTGACACACCCCGTACAATAGAACCAGAAGGAAAAATCCGCAATCGTCCCCACGCCTCGGCCCAGCCGGGGCGTCCGCATTTAACTGCCATCCACCCCTAACCCCAATCAGCTCCGGATCTTACCCCCCAAACCACCGGGGCTACCCCACTTGCTACTTACTAACTACTTGCTGAACCGAGGAAACATGCCCACCTACTTCGCCCCTATCCCCGCCGACGACACCACTCGCTACCAGTGCCGCCACATCTTCCCCGACGGCCGCCGCTGCGGCTCGCCCTGCCTCCGCAACGAGCCGCTCTGCTACCACCACCACACCACCCGCCGCCCCATCGAAGACGCCGCCGCCCGCAAGTCCCGCCTCGGCACCTACACCTTTCCCTCCAGCGAGATCGCCGACCGCTCCGGTATCCAACTCGCCCTCGGCCAGGTCCTCGAGCGCATCGCCTCTAACGACCTCGACCCCCGCCGCGCCGGTCTGCTCCTCTACGGACTCCAGATCGCCAGCCTCAACCTGCCCCGCAATCCCAACCCCATGCAGACCGCCACCTACGTCGAAGAGCTCACCGAAGACCCCGCCCTCGGCACCCTCGCTCCACCCGCCGAAATCCCCCAGAACGGCACCACCAGCGTCCTCGCCAGCCTCATCAATCGCCTCAGCAACATGGAAGTCTCCACCGCCGAGCCGGAACCCGAACCCACCATCGAATACCTCATCCCCGCAGAGCCTCCAATAGAAGACCTCACCTCCACCACAGACCCAGAGGAAACAGCCACACCCCTCCCCACCCTGCAAGCCGTAACCGACCCGTCTTTTCTACTCCCCACTCCCTATTCCCTACTCCCTGCTTCTCCCCTATCCCCTGCTCTCCAACGCCAGGTACTGGTGAACAAACGCGATCGCCATACTCCCCTCGCCCACGCCGCTCGACACGCGCTTGATAGACTCCGCCCGCACATCGCCCGCGCAGAAGACCCCCGGCAGGTTCGTCTCCAGCGGAAACGCCGGCCGCGCCGCTTCTCGCCACGTCGTCAGGTCGCGCCCGGTGCAGATGTACCCTGCACTGTTCCGCTGTAGCTCCTTCGGCAGCCACGCCGTGTTGGCCTTCGCACCGATCATCACGAACAACGCATCCACATCTTTCGTAACGATCACCTCCGCCTCGCCCGGCACCCGCTTCCGGAACGTCACCCGCTCCAGGTGGTCCTCACCTTCGGCGCGGATCACCTCCGTGTACGGTGAGATCTTGATGTTCTTCTGCTTCCCAAGCTGGTCAATCAGGTACTGCGACATCGTCAGCGTCAGCCCTTCGCCGCGCACCAGCACAATCACGTCGCTCGCGTAGTGCGAAAAGTACATCGCCGCCTGCCCCGCCGAGTTGCCGCCGCCCACGATGAAGATCTTCTTGCCCATGATGTTCACCGTCTCATCCCGCGACGCGCCGTAGTACACGCCGCGTCCACGGAACTGGTCCACGCCCTCCGCATCCAGCCTCCGCCACTCAACACCCGTCGCCAGCACCACCGCGCTTGACGTCACCCGGTCGCCGCCGTCGAGCTCAATGCAGTGCCGCCCGTTCTCCAGCAGGAACATCGACTCCACCGTGCGCGTCATCGCAATCTCCGCGCCAAACCGCTGCGCCTGCTTCAACGCCTTGTCCGCCAGCTCATCGCCCGACACACCATTCGGAAACCCTAGGTAGTTCTCAATCCGCGAGCTCGTCCCCGCCTGCCCGCCGCACGCGGACTTCTCCACGATCAGCACTTTCAACCCTTCGGACGCGCCATACACCCCCGCGGCCAGCCCCGCCGGCCCCGCGCCAACCACCACCACGTCGTACTCCTGCTGCTTCGGCTTCGTGTTGATCCCCAGCGCCTCCGCCACATTCCGCACCGTCGGTACCTTCACGCAGCTTTCCCGGTCCACCACAATCGCCGGAGAAAGAATCGGCTCACCCGAGCGGTCGAGCATGCACACCGGCACGCGGTCTGCGTCGCGCGCCTGATCGATCCATTCATACGGAATTCGGTTCGCCGACAGGAACGCACGAATCTCGCGACAGTCCTCGTCATACTGCGTGCCAATAATCAGCACCCGCGCCGACGGCGTCTCACGCACAAACTCGCCCACCCCACTCAAACGGTCGGTCATCGTCTGCAGGATCACGGCACTGCACTTCTCGGAGGTATGGATCAGCTCAAACAGTAGTTGTGGATCAAAACGGGCGACACGGGCGTGAGTCTTCGCCTTCACCGACGCAAACGAAGGCGCCAGCAGCAACACCGGGATCTCCCCAAAGAACGAACCCGGCTTGTACTCGGCAATAGCCTGCTGTTGCCCAAGGATCTCCTTGACGACCTTCATCTCTCCATCGAGCAGCACAAAGAAGTGGGCCGTCTCCCCCTCACGCACCAGCCACTCGCCCGCCGCCAGCTTCACGTCGGCCGCGCGCTCGGCAAACCGCTGCCGCTCGTTTTCTTCCAGACAAGCAAAGATGGGTATACTCTCGAGTTCCTGCGCCGTAATCATGTCTCTATTCTTTCACCCTTCGCGCTCCTCCTCCAAGCGCACGATTTCGTACACTAAGCGATAAGGTAAGTTCAGATGAGTGGCCCGCTTTGAAGGGGCATGACCTCAGTCGTGCCGGCCCAAACGCTAAACGCATCAGGACTAGCCCCTGAAGGATGTCTGAAGGCATTCAAGGCTCCCCGAAACGTAGCCCGAATCACGCACCCATTACCGCAGTCTGTCAGATTGCATCACACAGTCTGGTATGAAACTCGTCCCTATTCGCGAAGCATCGACTGGACTTGCCCCGCTGCCGCCTGATGTCGCAGCCATCACGCGCCGCATCCTCTGCGTCTTCCCTCGCTACACCAAGAGCTTCGGCACCTTCAACAACGCCTACCCGCTGCTCGGCGTCAAGGCCTTCATGCCCCCGCAGGGACTGCTCACCATCGCAGCCTATCTCCCAAAGCACTGGGAAGTCCGCTTCATCGACGAGAACGTCGCTCCCGCCCGCAAGCGCGACTTCGCCTGGGCCGACGCCGTCTTCGTCAGCGGCATGCACATCCAGCGCAACGCCATCAACTCGATCAACGCGCGCGCCCACGCTCTCAACAAGCCCACCGCACTCGGCGGCCCCTCCGTTTCTGGCTGCGCAGAGTACTACCCCGACTTCGACTACCTCCACATCGGCGAGCTCGGAGACGCCACCAACCAGCTCATCGCCGCCATCGCACGCAGCACCCAGCGCCCCGCAACCCAGCAGGTCTTCACCACTGCCGAGCGCCTCAAGCTCTCTGACTTCCCCACCCCGGCCTACGATCTCGCCGGCATGTACAACTACTTCCTCGCCAACGTCCAGTTCTCCTCCGGCTGCCCCTACCGCTGCGAGTTCTGCGACATCCCCGAGCTCTACGGCCAGAACCCACGCCTCAAAACACCCGAGCAGATTCTAAAAGAATTGGACGCCATCGTCGCCGGCGGCGCAGTCGGCGCAGTCTACTTCGTCGACGACAACTTCGTCGGCAACCGCAAGGCTGCCAAAGAACTCCTGCCCCACCTCATCGAGTGGCAGAAGAAAAACAAATATCCCCTCGAGTTCGCCTGCGAAGCCACCCTCAACATCGTCCGCTCCCCCGACCTCCTGGAGATGATGCGCGAAGCCAGCTTCTGGACCATCTTCTGCGGCATCGAGACGCCCGAAACCGACGCCCTCAAAGCCATGTCCAAGCAGCAAAACAACGAGATCCCGCTCCTTGAAGCCGTGCAGACGCTCAACAGCTACGGCATCGAAGTCGTCAGCGGCATGATCATGGGCCTCGACACCGACACCTACCAAACCCCCGACCGCATCCTCGAATTCGTCGAAGCCTCGAAGATCCCCGTCCTCACCATCAACCTGCTCGAAGCCCTGCCGCGCACCCCACTCTACCGCCGCCTGCAGGACGAAGGCCGCCTCATCGAAGACGCAACAGGCCGCGAATCGAATGTTGACTTCAAGCTTCCCTACAACGACGTCGTAGCGATGTGGCGCCGCACCTTCTCAACCGCCTTCGCACCCGAGGCCATCTACCGCCGCTTCGCCTACAACCAGCAGCACACCTACCCCAACCGCATCGCCATCCCGCCCGCGGGAAAAATCAGCCTCGCGAACATCTACCGCGGCTTCAGTACCCTCGCCAAGCTCATGGTCCGCGTCGGCATCTTCTCCAACTACCGCAAGATCTTCTGGAGGATGGCATGGCCCTGCCTCAAGCAACTCGACATCGAAGACGTCATCCACGTCTCCCTCGTCGCGCACCACATGATCAGCTACGCCCGCGAGGCCGAAGCCGGCTTCCAGAGCGCCGCCTTCTACTCCCCCAACGTAGAACACGCCACCTGAGCCGACATCTCTACTCCTCTCCCCTAAACCGGCTCATCCGCGACCACCGACGCGGCATCATCCTCTTCGACCACATTGCGCTTCGGTGACCGTGCTCCCAGCGCCATCTGCTCCAGAAACCGCCGTACTTCATACTTCGCAACCTTCGCCGCATACGTCACATTCGCAGCGATGGCTGTAACCTCATTCGCCGCCTTCGTCCGCTCCGAAGCCTGCGCCGAGCAGCTCTCCGAAGCAGCCAACAGAGCTGGTAGCTTCAGCCAGCACACAAACGCCTCCAGCTTCTCGCGCTCGAACCGCTCCACCTTTACCACCGTATCGAGATCGACGGTCTCCACCTCGCCTGTCTCCTGCACGCCCGTCAGCCACCGCACATCGCCATCACTCCAGAACGCACTCGAAGCCACCGCCTCCGAACACGACTTGTACGTGCTCATCAGCAACAGCACGCGCACCTGCGCCGCTTCGCGCCACACCTGTTCGCCCGTCTCGCCCACGGCGGAGAACACCTCTGCCAGCGCATGACGCAGCCGCAACTCGTCATAGACCGCCAACGCAGCCGCCGGTGAAGGTAGCGCCCGCACCGCGATCCACGCCAGCACGGGCGCCCACATCTGCGCCGCGTGCCCATGCATCCCCTGGCAAGGCAGCATGGCCCGCGCCGCGCTCTGCAGCGCCTCAGGAAACTTCATCACCAGCTCCGGCAGTTGCAGCGCCGCCGCAGCCATCGCAGCGCAGCTCTCACCCTTGGCTCCCGTGCTGCACTCCATCGCCCACACAGACGAGCCATCCTCCAGCACCTCGGGCCGCGCCAGCCGCATCGCCGTCTCGCGGAACCCGCGCACGCTCTCCACAAACGCCACCAGCCCCGGCTCCAGAACAGGCGCAGGAGTCACCTTCACCACATCGTCAACAACCGCATCGGCTTCAACGGCAGAAGCCTTCACAACCTCCGCAGACTTCGCTTCCACCGCCGGCGCACTCGCCGCCTTCGCCAGCGCGGCCTTCACGAACGACTGAATATTCGCCTCATTGATCACCGCATGGAGCGCCTCCACCAGCGGCTGCAGCCGAAGCTCGGTCAATGCATCATCTACGCTGTACACACCCGAACCATTCAGTGCATCGCACAACCTATCCCACGGATACGCCTCCGTCGGCTGCAGCGCCCGCCACTCCACCAGCACCATGTGCTGATATCCACGCAGTTCCACCGTCAACCCATGCTCGCGCAGATCGCTCGCGCGCCGCAGAAACTCCAGCCCCTGCACCGTATCGCGATACGCCATCACCATCCACGGCTCGCCCGGAAGCCGCAACCCATCGCCCAGGTCCTTCTGCCGGAAGTTCCCCGTATGCTTCTCCAGGTATCCCACCGACGTACGAATCGTCCCATGCGTCGACTCGTACCGGTTGTTGTACAGAATCACCCCACGCTGCCCCTCATACATGTTCGAGTACGCAAACACGTTCTCGTCCACATGCCCATACCCTGTCCAGAAGTCGTACAGCAAAAAGTTCTCACTCTCCGCCCACAGCTTGCGGTTCTTCAGCAGCGGCGCAATCAGGTAGTTGTGCCGCCCAATCAGATCGTTGTTCGGATGCTCATCCAGCCGTGCCACCTTGAAGTCCATGCCATAGCGTTCGGTATAACCCTCAATCTGCCCATGCCCAAACATCGGCAGCCCCGGCAGCGTCGCCAGCAGCACACTTGTCCCAAAGTACTTGTCGCCCGACCCGAACTGGTCGATCGCCGTCCGCTCATCCGGGTTGCTCATAAAGTTCACATACCGCTTCAGGATCTCCGGATCGAACTCAACCGTCTTCTTCAGATAGCTCCGATACTTCGCATTCTCCTCATCGCGCAGCATATTCATAAACGCCGAGTTATACACCCGATGCATCCCCAGCGTGCGCACAAAGTAGCTCTCCAGCAGCCAGAACGCCTCCGCCAGCAACAACGTACCCGGCACTTCCACAGCAACGCGGTCCACCACCTCGCGCCAGAACTCATGCGGCATCAGCTCATTGAACTGCTCGTCTGAAATCGCATACTCCGCGCGCGAAGGAATCGACCCACCCGCACCCGGCAGCGGAAACCACAGACGCTGCACATGCCGCTTCGCCAGCACCATCGCGGCATCAAACCGGATGATCGGAAACCGCCGCGCCACATTCAAAATCACCTGCATCACATGCTCGCGCACCTCGGCCTTCGAGTAGTCCAGCTGCGCCGTATCGTTCCACGCAAACATCGTCCCATCGTTGCCGTGATACACAAACCGCGTCTGCCCATCGCGATAATGCCGCAGCCGATACACCACCGCCGCATCCGTCTGGTCGTAGTAGTGGTCCTCGATCTTGATCTCCACCCGGCTGTCCGTCGACAGGTCCGGCCCCTCAAAGCTGTAAGCCGGGTACGGACTGTCATGCCTCCACAAAAACCAGTCCGGATGCTCAATCACCCAATCCGAATCCAGTCCCATGTGGTTCGGCACCATATCGCTCGCCAGCCGCAGCCCCACGCGCGAAGCCCTCCAGCGCAGGTCTTCATACGCCTGCTCGCCACCCAGGTCCTCCGCAATCAAATAATCCTTCAGCGAGTAGGCTGAAGCCACCGCATCTCTGTTCCCACGCAGCCGCTTGATCGTCTTCGAAGCCCGGCTCCGCTCCCACAACCCGATCAGCCACAACCCCGTAATCCCGCGGTCCGCAAGTATCTGCAGCTCTTCATCCGGAATCTGGTCCAGCCGGTGAATGTGCCGCAGATACTTCTTCGACAGCTGCTCCAGCCACACATACGTGCTCTTCGCGATCAGCACCGCCGTCGGCATCCACGCCTGGTCCGCGCTGAACGCCTCATACTCATTCAGCGGAGCCTGGTAGTCATGCGCATACCGCCGACGTCGCACACCATCCGCACCTGTTATCCACTCACTCTCGAACCCCACAAACTCATCGCCGACAAACCCCTCCCCTCCAAACCCCGGCGCTCCATGCCGATGCCGGTCCGGCCCCGCCGGATGAAACCGCATCCAGACAGCCAGCTCCTCTTCGCGCAGCACATCGATCGCCAGCAGCACGCGCTTCAACTCATCGCCCAGGTACGGAGCCCAGTGCTCGCCAATAAAATCCAGCTGCGCCGTCAACGAATCCGGTGCCGCCTTCATCGGCGCAATCAGCGCGTCCAGCAGCGTCCCGATCTTCGAGTCCATCGGCGGCCGCGTCGCAAAGAACTGCGGCAGCTCTGTCGTCACGCCCTTGTACACCGTCTGCTTCTTCAGCGAGTCATCCTCAAACAGCACCTTGAACGGCGCAAACGCAGGATTGCTGTTCGCCAGCCACAGCAGCAGCATCTCTTCAAACGCAATCTCGCGGTTCGACCGCCCTTCCGTCGATCCCTGCAGCCACTTCTCCGCACTCAACTCGCCGCGATACACCGCCACCGTCGGAAACTCCTGCGTAAACCGCAGCAGCAGTTTCTCCGCCTCACCCTTCGGAGCGCTCTGTTGCAGCCACCGTAGCCCCTCCGCCATCACCGCCGGGTCACGCTCTCTCCGGTACTTCGCCACCAGCGCATGACTCAGCTCATCAATCAGCCCCATCGCGAACAGCGCCCCCGCATTCACCGTCTTCTCCGGATTCGCCTCTGCGTCCAGCATCGTATTCAGCTTCTGCGCCAGCTTGCGGCTCGCGGCCACGTTCGCAAACACCACGTTCCCCGTGAAGCTGAAGAGAAGGTCATCCAGATCCAGCCGTTCGCGGATCGATTGGGAGATGTGAAATTCCATGCCACTCATGCTTTCCGGCAACATCGTGCCCGCTACATACCAAAATCATCCCGCCAGTTCCAGCGGTGTCTAAAGATCAACACATTCATAGATGCAGCCCCGTGCCGAAGCGTCCCCCCACACCGGGTTCAAGTAAACATCTTCGGTCTTCGCCCATGCACCATCGGACCGCCTTCGTATTGAGAAATCAACACTCAAGCAATATAGTCCAACCACGCCTCCGCAGATTCTCCAGACACACGACCGACAACGCAGCGAAGAAACCCACCAGAGAAAAGCGCATAAGGTTGTTAGCTGTATACCAGACTTCGAAACCCTTCGTCGTCACCCAACCCGTAACCCGCGTCACCGCCCCGACATCCAACAATGGTCTAATACTCATGGCGGGTTGAGCCACGACCACTCCGGTCCCTCACCCCAAGGAGATCCTCATGCCCGATCAAGTCGCTCCCCTCTCCCAGCGCCCTGCCTGGAAAGCCCTCACCGCGCACGCCGCAACCCTCAAGCCCCAGCACCTCCGCGACCTCTTCAAGTCCGACCCTGCCCGCGGCACACGCCTCACCGCCGAGGCCGAAGGCATCTTCCTCGACTACTCCAAGAACCGCGTTACCGACGACACCCTCAAGCTCCTCATCGAGCTAGCCGAGCAATCCGGCCTCAAGCCCCACATCGAGGCCATGTTCACCGGCCAGAAGATCAACATCACCGAGAACCGCGCCGTCCTCCACGTCGCCCTCCGTGCCCCCGCATCTGAATCCATCAAGGTCGACGGTGAAGACGTCGTCCCCGAAGTCCACAAGGTCCTCAACAAGATGGCCGCCTTCGCCGACCAGGTCCGCTCCGGCAAGTGGCTCGGCTACACCGACAAACCCATCAAAAACATCGTCAACATCGGCATCGGCGGCTCCGACCTCGGCCCTGTCATGGCCTACGAAGCGCTCAAGCACTACTCGCAGCGCGATCTCACCTTCCGCTTCGTCTCCAACGTGGACGGCACCGACTTCGTCGAAGCCGTCCACGACCTCGACCCCGAGGAAACGCTCTTCCTCGTAGCCTCCAAGACCTTCACCACCCTCGAGACCATGACCAACGCGCACTCCGCGCGTTCCTGGACGCTCGCCAAGCTCAAGCAGACCGAGGCCATCGCCCGCCACTTCGTTGCCATCTCCACCAACGACAAGGAAGTCGCCAAGTTCGGCATCGACACCGCCAACATGTTCGGCTTCTGGGACTGGGTCGGCGGCCGTTACTCCATGGACTCCGCCATCGGCCTCTCCACCATGATCGCCATCGGCCCGGACAACTTCCGCAAGCTCCTCGCCGGCTTCCACGCCATGGACGTCCACTTCCGCACCACGCCCTTCGAGAAGAACCTGCCCGTCCTCATGGGTCTGCTCACCGTCTGGTACACCGACTTCTTCGACGCCCAGACCGTCGCCATCCTTCCCTACGAGCAGTACCTCAAGCGCTTCCCCGCCTACCTCCAGCAGCTCACCATGGAGTCCAACGGCAAGCACGTCACCCTCGACGGCACCCACGTCGACGCCGACACCGGCCCCATCTACTGGGGCGAGCCCGGCACCAACGGCCAGCACAGCTTCTACCAGCTCATCCACCAGGGCACCCGCCTCATCCCCTGCGACTTCATCGGCTTCAGCAAGGCCGTCAACCCGCTCGGACGCCACCACGACATGCTGATGGCCAACGTCTTCGCCCAGGCCGAAGCCCTCGCCTTCGGCAAGACCGCCGAAGAAGTAAAGGCCGAAGGCGTCCCCGACGCCCTCGTCCCGCACAAGGTCTTCGAAGGCAACCGCCCCTCGAACGTCCTACTCGCCAACGAGCTCACCCCCGAGATGCTCGGCAAACTCGTAGCCCTCTACGAGCACAACGTCTTCACCCAGGGCGTCATCTGGTCCATCGACTCCTTCGACCAGTGGGGCGTCGAGCTAGGCAAGGTCCTCGCTACCAAAATCCTCGGCGAAATCGAATCCCCAACCGCCCCCGCACCCACCGCCCACGACACCTCCACCACCAACCTCATCAACCGCTACCGCGCCACCAAATAGATAGCTACCGCAAATGCCGGAGGCCCCATTCATGACAGCACTTGGTCATGAGTGGGCCGCCACAAATCTATCTCCAACCACCATCGCCGGGAGCCACTCGCTCTCGGCGTTTTCTTGCATAAAACTCGTTCGTGCGTTTATCGTGAATACAGGGCGGCAATCGAACCTTATTCCAAGGCTCCCTCTGCGGCCCAGGAGATCCCGAGCCATGCCGCCGTCCTCTGTCCTCCAGTCGCCCGCCGCCACTCCCGCAGCCCCAGCCCGCCCCGTCAAGGTCCTTCCCGGTACCGCACTCAACCAGTACTCCGGCGACCCCAACTTCATGGCCTCGCT carries:
- a CDS encoding alpha-amylase family glycosyl hydrolase, which gives rise to MEFHISQSIRERLDLDDLLFSFTGNVVFANVAASRKLAQKLNTMLDAEANPEKTVNAGALFAMGLIDELSHALVAKYRRERDPAVMAEGLRWLQQSAPKGEAEKLLLRFTQEFPTVAVYRGELSAEKWLQGSTEGRSNREIAFEEMLLLWLANSNPAFAPFKVLFEDDSLKKQTVYKGVTTELPQFFATRPPMDSKIGTLLDALIAPMKAAPDSLTAQLDFIGEHWAPYLGDELKRVLLAIDVLREEELAVWMRFHPAGPDRHRHGAPGFGGEGFVGDEFVGFESEWITGADGVRRRRYAHDYQAPLNEYEAFSADQAWMPTAVLIAKSTYVWLEQLSKKYLRHIHRLDQIPDEELQILADRGITGLWLIGLWERSRASKTIKRLRGNRDAVASAYSLKDYLIAEDLGGEQAYEDLRWRASRVGLRLASDMVPNHMGLDSDWVIEHPDWFLWRHDSPYPAYSFEGPDLSTDSRVEIKIEDHYYDQTDAAVVYRLRHYRDGQTRFVYHGNDGTMFAWNDTAQLDYSKAEVREHVMQVILNVARRFPIIRFDAAMVLAKRHVQRLWFPLPGAGGSIPSRAEYAISDEQFNELMPHEFWREVVDRVAVEVPGTLLLAEAFWLLESYFVRTLGMHRVYNSAFMNMLRDEENAKYRSYLKKTVEFDPEILKRYVNFMSNPDERTAIDQFGSGDKYFGTSVLLATLPGLPMFGHGQIEGYTERYGMDFKVARLDEHPNNDLIGRHNYLIAPLLKNRKLWAESENFLLYDFWTGYGHVDENVFAYSNMYEGQRGVILYNNRYESTHGTIRTSVGYLEKHTGNFRQKDLGDGLRLPGEPWMVMAYRDTVQGLEFLRRASDLREHGLTVELRGYQHMVLVEWRALQPTEAYPWDRLCDALNGSGVYSVDDALTELRLQPLVEALHAVINEANIQSFVKAALAKAASAPAVEAKSAEVVKASAVEADAVVDDVVKVTPAPVLEPGLVAFVESVRGFRETAMRLARPEVLEDGSSVWAMECSTGAKGESCAAMAAAALQLPELVMKFPEALQSAARAMLPCQGMHGHAAQMWAPVLAWIAVRALPSPAAALAVYDELRLRHALAEVFSAVGETGEQVWREAAQVRVLLLMSTYKSCSEAVASSAFWSDGDVRWLTGVQETGEVETVDLDTVVKVERFEREKLEAFVCWLKLPALLAASESCSAQASERTKAANEVTAIAANVTYAAKVAKYEVRRFLEQMALGARSPKRNVVEEDDAASVVADEPV
- the pgi gene encoding glucose-6-phosphate isomerase, translated to MPDQVAPLSQRPAWKALTAHAATLKPQHLRDLFKSDPARGTRLTAEAEGIFLDYSKNRVTDDTLKLLIELAEQSGLKPHIEAMFTGQKINITENRAVLHVALRAPASESIKVDGEDVVPEVHKVLNKMAAFADQVRSGKWLGYTDKPIKNIVNIGIGGSDLGPVMAYEALKHYSQRDLTFRFVSNVDGTDFVEAVHDLDPEETLFLVASKTFTTLETMTNAHSARSWTLAKLKQTEAIARHFVAISTNDKEVAKFGIDTANMFGFWDWVGGRYSMDSAIGLSTMIAIGPDNFRKLLAGFHAMDVHFRTTPFEKNLPVLMGLLTVWYTDFFDAQTVAILPYEQYLKRFPAYLQQLTMESNGKHVTLDGTHVDADTGPIYWGEPGTNGQHSFYQLIHQGTRLIPCDFIGFSKAVNPLGRHHDMLMANVFAQAEALAFGKTAEEVKAEGVPDALVPHKVFEGNRPSNVLLANELTPEMLGKLVALYEHNVFTQGVIWSIDSFDQWGVELGKVLATKILGEIESPTAPAPTAHDTSTTNLINRYRATK